From a region of the Verrucomicrobiia bacterium genome:
- the rpsB gene encoding 30S ribosomal protein S2 — MPTVSIPELRELMQAGVHFGHASGRWHPKMAPYIFATRDKLHIMNLEKTQEQLATVLPLLEERARQGKMIVLVGTKKQASPLVAEIGARLGIPYVSERWLGGTMTNWAEMQASIARMKRVEGILADEEQAGRMIKKERVAMEGDLKRMRVKFGGIRDLTRKPDVLFVIDPSYEHNAIKECRDEGLEIFGICDTNSNPTQLDHVIPANDDGPKSLKLVLGMVEQAIAAGLEARGKEVAKAEKEKADAAEKAEKAEAAPVAEKAESAEKAAPAKEAKSKK; from the coding sequence ATGCCAACCGTTTCTATTCCCGAACTACGGGAGCTTATGCAGGCGGGCGTTCATTTTGGTCACGCTTCCGGGCGCTGGCACCCTAAAATGGCGCCGTATATTTTTGCGACCCGCGACAAGTTGCACATCATGAACCTGGAAAAGACCCAGGAACAGCTTGCAACCGTCCTTCCTCTTTTGGAAGAGCGTGCGCGTCAGGGCAAAATGATTGTTCTTGTCGGTACTAAGAAGCAGGCCTCCCCGCTGGTAGCGGAGATTGGTGCTCGCCTTGGTATCCCATACGTTTCCGAGCGCTGGCTTGGTGGCACAATGACCAACTGGGCAGAGATGCAGGCAAGTATTGCCCGTATGAAGCGCGTAGAAGGCATTCTTGCTGACGAAGAGCAGGCAGGCCGGATGATCAAGAAAGAGCGCGTAGCAATGGAGGGTGACCTCAAGCGCATGCGTGTAAAGTTTGGCGGTATCCGGGATCTTACCCGTAAGCCAGACGTACTCTTTGTTATTGACCCGAGCTACGAGCACAACGCCATTAAAGAGTGCCGCGACGAAGGTTTGGAAATCTTTGGTATCTGCGATACCAACAGCAACCCAACCCAGCTTGACCACGTAATCCCTGCCAACGACGACGGACCAAAATCCCTCAAGCTCGTTTTGGGAATGGTAGAGCAGGCTATTGCTGCCGGCCTAGAAGCCCGTGGCAAAGAAGTGGCCAAAGCCGAAAAAGAAAAGGCTGACGCCGCTGAAAAGGCAGAGAAAGCCGAAGCTGCG